The following DNA comes from Lemur catta isolate mLemCat1 chromosome 19, mLemCat1.pri, whole genome shotgun sequence.
tatgtttacatatatattttctctacacagtgaaacattttgaaaagagaatAGTATAGAAAATGCAAAAGCTCTGGCTCTCCAagacaaaagccaaaaaaaaaggtaacattttCTTATGCGTCCTGACTTTTActctttgagttttattttctccccatgtctattttttttttttttaatgctagaaACTGTATTCTTAAGGGAGTATACCCCTTCAGGCAAGCATGATAATTGACAAATTTTAATACTTAGAGTGTGAACATACATGATTGAGAAGTTATTTTCTAACAAAGATAACGATGttactatttaaattatttggggGCGAAAGTTAGTTTTAtgtcatccaaaaaaaaaaaatcctggtttCAAATTCATTGGTTGTAAATATATCAACTTCTGGATCAAAATGGAGAGCCTCTCAAGATAGAGCTGTGCAGTCAGCAATGACAAGTTAGTCAGGATAGCAGGAGTCTGGGGTCAAGGCTGTTTCCACCATTCTGGTCACACCACCATATGTAAGCGGGACCACAGCTGTGTAGCACTTGTTTCTGTCATAAGTGTAGCAGGTCTCTGCAGCACTGTCTTCGTCACAGATATTGCTCTGGGTGGCAGTAACTATCTGATTTTCCAGCTCTACTTCTACAGGATCACATTTTTTACAgctgaaaaacaaatacatacattAGACCACCCCCATCAAATGCTGTTTCAGAATCTGAGTGACTACATATCACTATCCAAAATCAATTAGTCTTGCAGCTCTGACCTGACAACTAACAAAGGATAACTCCTTTCAGACCTAAACAGCTCTACAATGCAGAATGGTTTGAGATTTTCAACctccaatatataaaaattagttgcAAGTAAGCAACATAATTAATGATATGATTGTTTTGTCTACAACATACAGCAATTTCTATTGTGTTAGGCTTATTTCCCACTGTATACTTGTTTAAGTTATTCATGGTGACGAGAGaggaagaatttttgttttaaagtgataTTGGATTCCATCATTTCCAGAGAAACACCTGCATGTTTATAAGATGAAATCCACTTATTTAACTATGAAGATAATTTGGCCCTTCTTCTGTGAATGGCAATAAtttctttggaataaatttaTAGCTGATTTTTATCTGTGACAAAGTTTTTATGAATTTATGACACCTAATAAGTAACATAGGAATTAATGTATTCAAAGGTTCAGACTCTATTTGTAAATGTTTATACCCCaacatattttacaaaacattcttattaacaaatttaattaaaagttaTTAACTTCCACATCTATATCAGTATGAGGGAAACTCTCTTACAGGTCAGACAAATGGTACTCAAATTTGGTTCTCAATGGTGAGGTGGGATCAGAGATATTCTCCCTGCTGTTCAGAggaacactaaaagaaaaaaagaa
Coding sequences within:
- the JCHAIN gene encoding immunoglobulin J chain; protein product: MKRHLLFWGLLAIFVKAVLVTAQDEEDERIVLVDNKCKCARITSRIIQSEDPNEEDIVERNIRIIVPLNSRENISDPTSPLRTKFEYHLSDLCKKCDPVEVELENQIVTATQSNICDEDSAAETCYTYDRNKCYTAVVPLTYGGVTRMVETALTPDSCYPD